A single region of the Kocuria flava genome encodes:
- a CDS encoding winged helix-turn-helix domain-containing protein has product MNTTEGRHARHRLDELIHAPVRLSIVATLAQVDEAEFAHVRDTVEISDSVLSKQATQLEAAGYVKIRKGYIGKRPRTWLSLTPTGRTAYTDHLEALRTIAEGR; this is encoded by the coding sequence GTGAACACCACCGAAGGACGCCACGCCCGGCACCGGCTGGACGAGCTCATCCACGCCCCGGTGCGCCTGAGCATCGTCGCGACCCTGGCCCAGGTCGACGAGGCCGAGTTCGCCCATGTGCGCGACACCGTGGAGATCTCCGACTCGGTGCTCTCCAAACAGGCCACCCAGCTCGAGGCCGCCGGCTACGTGAAGATCCGCAAAGGCTACATAGGCAAGCGCCCCCGCACCTGGCTGTCCCTCACCCCCACCGGGCGCACCGCCTACACCGACCACCTCGAGGCCCTGCGCACCATCGCCGAAGGCCGGTAG